In one Parus major isolate Abel chromosome 13, Parus_major1.1, whole genome shotgun sequence genomic region, the following are encoded:
- the PDLIM7 gene encoding PDZ and LIM domain protein 7 isoform X6 → MLEDIDDSKPHTWTSQSRSFRKLARLVGASSMDDGEEEPVKKPRRVLPQAPTWVGVAGDSHNTLLEMLGGAGQQLALVFCVPFGCGAAARLLVSISTWLVPPWGCGCIWQGWSNSDCCAAVFSHVTGIPMGPAGAQWSSGECQDLAEVLACARSPLEALPCAAVLGRACAEFLPSVTHRQPQQPLEPPSTPGCDPGKLRMLEDAEGWQPRTGTSQSRSFRRLAQLTGTDGMEDGEDEIVKKPRDSRGSSWGTVEQRQSPQPLEPPSTPGCNPGKLRLIEDAEDWQPRTGTSQSRTFRRLAQLTGTDSSMEDHDDVFVRKPSQVSVPDPSPGATMKTEPGLAPRTPSATPSPTSRPPWAVDPSFAERYAPDKTSTVVSKHSQPATPTPMQNRSSIVQAAQQAPEGPGRTPLCYKCNKVIRGRYLVALGHYYHPEEFTCCQCRKVLDEGGFFEEKGSIFCPKCYDTRYAPSCAKCKKKITGEVMHALKMTWHVQCFTCNACKTPIRNRAFYMEEGQPYCERDYEKMFGTKCRGCDFKIDAGDRFLEALGFSWHDTCFVCAICQTNLEGKTFYSKKDKPLCKSHAFSHV, encoded by the exons ATGTTAGAGGACATTGACGACTCAAAACCCCACACCTGGACGTCCCAGTCCCGTTCCTTCCGCAAACTGGCCCGGCTGGTGGGCGCAAGCAGCA TGGATGATGGTGAGGAAGAGCCTGTTAAAAAGCCCAG GAGGGTCCTGCCCCAAGCACCCACCTGGGTAGGGGTGGCTGGTGACAGTCACAACACCTTGCTGGAGATGTTGGGAGGTGCTGGGCAGCAACTGGCCTTGGTGTTTTGCGTCCCGTttggctgtggagcagctgcaAGGCTGCTGGTCAGTATTTCCACATGGCTTGTGCCTCCATGGGGCTGTGGGTGCATATGGCAGGGATGGTCAAACAGTGActgttgtgctgctgttttttcccatGTCACAGGGATTCCCATGGGTCCAGCTGGGGCACAGTGGAGCAGCGGTGAGTGCCAGGATCTGGCCGAGGTGTTGGCATGTGCCAGGTCACCTTTGGAagcactgccctgtgctgcagtgtTGGGCAGGGCCTGTGCTGAGTTCCTGCCCTCTGTCACTcacaggcagccccagcagcctctggagccCCCCAGTACCCCCGGGTGTGATCCCGGGAAGTTGCGGATGTTGGAGGATGCTGAGGGCTGGCAGCCCCGCACCGGGACCTCCCAGTCCCGCTCCTTCCGCAGACTGGCCCAGCTGACGGGCACAGATGGCA TGGAGGATGGTGAGGATGAGATTGTTAAAAAGCCCAG ggatTCCCGTGGGTCCAGCTGGGGCACAGTGGAGCAGCG ACagtccccacagcccctggagccccccagcacccctgggtgcaACCCTGGGAAGCTGCGGCTGATAGAGGATGCTGAGGACTGGCAGCCCCGCACCGGGACCTCGCAGTCCCGCACCTTCCGCAGACTGGCCCAGCTGACGGGCACCGACAGCAGCA TGGAGGATCATGATGATGTGTTTGTTAGGAAGCCCAG CCAGGTATCCGTGCCGGACCCTTCCCCAGGAGCAACAATGAAAACTGAACCAGGACTGG cccccaggacccccagtgccacccccagccccaccagccgCCCACCCTGGGCTGTGGACCCCTCGTTTGCCGAGCGCTACGCCCCGGACAAGACGAGCACGGTGGTGAGCAAGCACAGCCAGCCAGCCACACCGACCCCCATGCAGAACCGCAGCTCCATCGTGCAGGCGGCCCAGCAAGCCCCCGAGGGGCCCGGCCGCACCCCGCTCTGCTACAAGTGCAACAAGGTCATCAG GGGACGGTACCTCGTGGCGCTGGGACATTATTACCACCCCGAGGAGTTCACCTGCTGCCAGTGCAGGAAGGTGCTGGATGAGGGTGGTTTCTTTGAGGAGAAAGGCTCCATCTTCTGCCCCAAGTGCTACGACACGCGCTACGCACCCAGCTGTGCCAAGTGCAAGAAGAAGATCACTGGG GAGGTGATGCATGCACTGAAGATGACCTGGCACGTGCAGTGCTTCACCTGCAACGCCTGCAAAACTCCCATCCGCAACCGAGCCTTCTACATGGAGGAGGGACAGCCCTACTGTGAGAGAG aCTATGAGAAGATGTTTGGCACCAAGTGCCGCGGCTGTGACTTCAAGATCGATGCTGGGGACCGGTTCCTGGAGGCGCTGGGGTTCAGCTGGCATGACACTTGCTTTGTCTGTGCG